The genomic window tccccagaaACCCCATCTGGACCTGGAGGTGGCATCGCCTGGGGTGGGCATCCAGGTGACAGTGACCAAGGGACACCCTGCCAGGACCTTTCGCCAGGCCGCTGTCCTCGTGGCAGCTGTGACCAAGCCGGCACACAAGGACTTTGCTGACAGTGACCTTGGGGACTTCCTGGATGATATTTTCGGTATGGAGGGGGATGTCAGGGTGTCAGCCCAGCGGGGGGATGCTCTTGGGAGATGCTCTTGCAATGGGGATCATGAGCATTCCCCTGACTGTCTCCCTCCCCACAGAGCCTGTCTCCTTCCAGCGGATTAATGGCAGCTACGCCGGAGCGCCCATCTACCGCTACACCCGTTCCCAGTCCTTTGACATCCTTGATATTGACCAGAAGTGCTTCGTGCTGGAATCACCCACTCAGCTGGTGGCCCTGCACCTGCAGGGACCCTCTGCCGGGCGGAAAGGTGAGGGGACACAGTCCTGACCCAATGTCCCCATCCCCAACAAGGCCCAGTATCTCCAGGACCACACAGGTGCCATCCCACAGCTCCAGATCACCCATTAActcattccttctttctgcagtgaagCTCAACATCGCTCTGTACCGTCCTCAGTCATTGCAGGGTGGCCCAGGAACCGGGCGGGTGCCGGTGGCATTGGGCATCAAGGGCTACCAACTCTACATGTCATGTGTGCTGAGCGGTGCTGAGCCCATGCTGCAGCTCGAGGTGAGCAGAGGGGTCCCGCTGGCACCGACTCGGCTGGGTCTGGGGGCTCCACCCCACCCTGAATCCCATTTCACCCCCTTGGTTGTAGGAAGCTGACGTCAGGAGGGACATCGAGAGCGTGGAGCTGACCCGCTTCATCTTCTACCGCCTGGACAGCCCGAGCGAAGGCACCACGCGCTTCGAGTCGGCTGCCTTCCCCGGCTGGTTCATCTgcacctccctgcagccccgCCAGCCCGTCAGCATCACCAACCAGCCCGACCAGGTCAACATCGCCACCTACGAGCTGAGCAGGCACTGAGGAGCCCCCGCTCCCCACCCAACCCAACTGGCAGTCGCTGGTTCTCAGGCTGTATGTACCGAGTACAAACCCCAGTGGGACCCCCGTCCTCCCAATCTATTTCAGGTGAAATAGCAGCTCTGGGCCCTGTTGGCCCGACCTATCCCCATTTGTACTTATTTATTATGTCTGTCCATGCTCTTGTTCTTATTTATTGTGTAACAcctcttgcttttaatttattgtaTATTTCATTGGAAATATTGTGGGTTTGTTATCTGGAATTTGTTGCTAATGGAGGTGGAAATAAAAGGTTTCCCAGGATGGTGTCTCACAGGGATGAACTCAGGCGGGGGGTGGTGGATGGAGGGAGCAATCCTGCAGTTTCAGCTGCTTTCCGGGCTCTCCAGGCCTGGGCGCAATGCCCAGGGTGTGGGGGGTCACCCCACAGCCTGGGGGCTTGGCTGGCCCCAAGGAGGACGCTCCCACAGCCGGGGGGTGGCTGGGTCGTGTCCCACTGCTGTGTGCCAtggtggggctgcagcaccGCGGGACATGGTGTGGCGTGGCATGTCCTGCTGTGGTTTGGCCTAGCATAGCACAGTGTGATGTGGTGTGGCACTGCATGGCATGGTATGGTGTGGTGTActgcatggcatggcatggcatggtGTAGCATGGCACGGCATGGAGTGGTGCGGTGAGGCATGGTCTGGCATAGCATGGTGTACCATGGTGTGGCATTGCATGGCATCCCGTAGCATGCTGTGGTGTGGTGTGGCCTGCCATGTTGAAGCCTAGTATGGAATTGATACTGgattaaattagtatttcactgTATAATTGACGCCAAATCAAATTAGTCATTCACTGCATATGGAGACTTAGCCATGGAGAAGGCTACAAGGATTCCATGACCCCCAGGAGCCACTCCTCAAATTCACAGTGCCTGTGCCACGGCCTTATCTGCCCAAATTCCCATAAGCATGAGGAATGGGAATTGGGTGGGCATTTCATGGATAAGATGTATATAATGAAGGCACATAAGCTGTGTCCTATCTTGTCTGGGTGACAGGCACAGCAATCCCCCAACACCCGGTGCTGCAACAGTTGTGTTGTTTTCTAACCATTCATTCACTGGGTTAGGGTGGCTGAAGcgtggctggaaactgctcatgggaaaggacctgggggttgattgatggagctgaacatgagcagcttgtgcccaggcagccaagaagccaccagcatcctggcctggctcagcaccagtgtggcagcagggccagggcagtgactgtccccctgcactgggcactggtgaggctgcacctcgaatcctgtcTCAtttctgggcctctcactacaagagagacattgaggtgctggagcggggccagagaagggcaccggagctggtgcagggcctggagcacaagtgtgatggggaacggctgagggacctgggggggtttagtctggagaagagaaggctcaggggggaccttgttgctctctacaactgcctgacaggaggatggagccaggagggggctggtctctgctcccaaggaacaagggatgggacaagaggaaacggcctcaagctgcaccagggcaggtttagatggagctgaggaacaattccttccccagagggtgctcaggcattggaacaggctgcccagggcagggctggagtcaccgtccctgcaagtgttcacaccccgtgtagccgagacctcagtgccatgggttagtggtggccttggcagtcccggggtaaaggttggacttgatgagcttaaaggtcttttccaacctggttgattccatgattctggTTGGAGAGTTTCTTTCCCGGAGTTTGGTGACAGTATGGTCTGGCATGACATGACATGGCATTGCATGGCGCAGCGTGGCAATTCCATGGTGTGGCATGGTGTGGCATGACACGGCCTAGCATGTCATTCCATGGCATGGTGTGGCATGGCATAGCATGGTGTCGTGTGGCAGGGCCTGGCACAGCACGGTGTGATGTGCTGTGGCATGGCACGTTGGCTAGGACACGACACGACCTGGCGCTGCCCCGCATGTCCCGCCTCACCACGCCCCGCCCCGCACCATGATTGGTGGAAACCAGGTCTAATGGACGGGGCAGCAGCCAATGAGCCTCCCCCGCCCATGCCCTCGCCCGCCCGCTGTGTGCGGGGCTGCCGGACAGGGCGTGTTGTCACCGCCCTCCTGCCCGCCGCTAGCCAATCGCGACTCTGCTCGCCCGCCGACCCCGTCGGGAGCCGCCGGTTTCGCGCTCTCCATTGGTTGGTTTGAAGAAGGCGTTGGCCAATAAGTGCGGCGCGGCGGTTGGCGGTGGTGGCGGGTACTCGGCATGGAGCGGACCGGGACGGTCCCTCAGGGTGAGCGGCCGCGGCCGGGGCCGCTGGGTACGGGCGGGAGTGGTTGGGGCCATCGCAACTGAGCGAGGGCTGGGGGTGTCCAGGGGCTCGGGTGGCCTGGTGGGGTGCACCGGGGCAGGGCTCACGGGGTCGCTCTGTGGAAACCTTGGGGGACAGGGGGGCTGAGATACCCACAGAGCCCAGGGCACGGACCGGCTTCTCTGTCGGTCAGGTGAGCATTGCACAGCCCCAGGGCCAGGGGCAGGGCTCTGGGGACGTGGCAGTGCTGccctgaggtgctgcagccaAACCGGGGGTGCCAGAGGTATCCCCTGTCACTGAGGCACCTCACTTCCCACCAGCCTGTGTTAGCCGGGGCTTGGCCACAGCAGGTACAGGCTTACGGGGTATGTAGTTGAAGCAGGGTCATCGGCAGcatctcccctttccttctgaaagctgACCAAGCCCCACACAACCGAGGTTTTAAGCAGCATCATGCTGTGAGGGTTGGAGAGCTCTGCTCTTTATGTGCCCATGAGCCTGGGGGCAACACcgtgtgctgggagcagcattGCCAGGCTCAGGTGGGGAGCTGCGCAGTAGTGCTGTGAGTGTAAAACACGTTCGTTCTGATCCAGCACTGAGGCTGTGGTGTGTGCACTGCATTTCCCACCATCTCTTTGCAGAAGAGTGCAGGAGGCGGCGCCAGGACTACCTTGCAGCCAGAGGAAAGCCGAAATGCCCAAGTGCAAAGTAAGTCAGGAGGATGTTGGATTTGGACAAGGTGATATGTAAAGCTCCTTTCCGATTCAAATCACTCCATGATTCTCTGAGGAGTAGCTGGGTTTTCCTGCCTTGCCAGGGTCTGCCTTCTCCCTGCAGCGATTCACTGGTGGACAGAGAATCACCTCCTGCCTGTGCCTTGCTGCCAGAGCAGCGCCCAGCACGGCCCCATGGCATCCAGCAGCGCTCTGTGGAGTTACTGGCAGCACAGGCAAAGGGATGGTTTGAATGTTGACATTTCCTGCTGGTTGATATTGTCCTTTCTGGGTATTTTCTGGGTCTCAAACTTTCTCATCTCAGCACTTGTGtctggcagctcctgccttttTGCCAACAATTCAGCTTCGTAGCTGGGCCTTGAATAAAGGGTGGCTCaagtcactgctgctttttaatagCAGCTTTCAGTGGCCTTCTGGGATAGGTTAATATTAGGAAGGGgcattttcagtgcatttaGAAAGGAATAGTCAGAACCATGTGTTCAGGGAGTTATctggctctgccctgctcaGTTCCTCTGGAACCAGCCTGCGTGAGGGCAGCGAGGCACCTTCCCACAACCACTGACGTGCTTGGCAAACCTGAACGCTTGAGAGCCTCCCTCTTGCAGTGAGTATTCCTCATGACATTGCAGTGCAGGGGAAGCTGTAAAATTTCTCTGTGGGAGAGAAGATAAAGGGAAGCGGGATCAGAGACCAAAAAGAGCAAAACGGTCTCTGGTACCAGGGCTCTGGAAAATACAGCTAATATAATAGAAATGAGGAGAGAAGATTCATGATCTTTCTTTATGGCTTAGTACACCACTTGCATAGAGAACAATCCTCTAACTCTCTGTGCtctttcattacagaaaaagatCTGCACAGGCATTAATCTTCCCTAatggctgagctgcaggctcCGGAGCAAGGGGTGGGAGAACCACACCACTGCCTGCAtgtcagggaggaggagggcaggatgAGGGGAGCTGACAGCCAGCGCTGCTCTCCCAcgtccctgctctgctgccgGTGCCtgggcagctgtggggctgcagctcGCTGTGACACAGTGAACTCTGCCTCTGGGACACTGCTGTGACCTGCAGCGGGGCAGCAGGAGCCTCCAAACCTGCAGACCCACTGCCTGCGGGAGTTGTTGTGTCAGTGAAAGCCAGAAGTTTTGTGGCAACCTTGGATGTCAGTCATAGAATCGTggagtagtttgggttggaagggaccttcaaaggtcatctattCCAaccccttgcaatgagcagggacatcttcaccTAGATtaggttgctcagaaccacagaCAGGATGGTGCATctaccacctccctgggcaacctgtgccagtgttttaccaccctcattgtaaagaatttctttctcacATCCAGTCTGAATCccccctcttttagtttaaacccattacccctcgtcctgtcgcaacagaccctgctaaaaagtctcttcccatctttcttataggccccttttaagaactgagaGGCTGCAGTTAcatctccctggagctttctccaGACcgaacaaccccaactctctcagcctttcctcacaggagaggtgttccatccaTCTGATCATTTTTatgcccttctctggaccccctgcaacaggtccatgtctttcctgttcTGAGGACTCCAGAGGTGCATGCAggactggtttgtgttgctttttgtgtacagtattttgtgctgcttttctgttcccatgcaaaagaaaaaattaatgttaCGTGGTACTTCCTTGACAGGTCTTTGGTTTCCAAAAGCTTCTTTAAGCTCCTGTGACTGAGACAGCAGTGGTTTTGATATTTAACCTTTTGTGCAATAACTGTTAAATGCCTGATCTCTGTTTGACTTCTTACAGACCCTTTTTAAAGGACCGGACAAATCACCTGAATCCTCCCTTAGAACCAGTTTCTAAACTGCAGCATGTAAGTAGAGATCTTTTGAGTCTAGTTTTGTGTTTCATGCTTGGAGGGAGTCGGGCCAGACAGGGTCAAATCGGGGTGGTGAGTTCCTGACCCCAAACAGGGTGCAGCCAGCAGCCTGTTGTGTTCCTGTTCTGTTGACAAGTGCTCTGTCACCCctgggctggcagggctggggcaggagcaagCTGTTGGGATGTGAACGAGCTGAGCTGAGTTTCACTTGGTGTCTCCAGGTCAACAGGAACAAGAAGGATGTTCTCAGAAGCGTGGCGAAGGGTGACAGCGAGCTTGGTGCCAAACCCACGCAGCGTGCTGGCCTCGCTGTGCAGCAGAAGTCTTCCAGCACATCCCAGAGAGCAGCGGTGGCGCGTCCAGAGCAGCCGAGGAAGAGCGCAAAGCTTCCCACGAGCCACTCTGCACAGACCAGAGCGAGGCTCCCAACTGCAAACTCTGGTCGCCTAAATCCAGAAAGGAACAAGAAGCCTGCGCAGCACCTCACTGCAGCACCTCAGACTGGACATGATCACCCCTCTCCTGGGACAACTTGCTCTCCAGATGAGGGTCTGGAGGACAGGCTGGTGTGCAACAGAGAAAACGTCCATGCGCAAGCCTCCACACACATCTTGGCTCACAGGCAAAGCTCGGCCACAATGCCAAGAACCATCACGGGCCCAAAGGACAGAATGAACAGCCACCAGGCTAAGGAAGAGCCAATTCAGGATAAATTTAGGAAAACTCTGCGAGGCTCAAAGAGCATGTCTCAAAACCCAAGTATCAAAACTCAGCTGTTGCAGTCCCCTTGGCCACTCGCTACGTCTACTCATTTGCTACGTAAAAACCCAGGGGCAAACCAGGCAAAACCTAACACAGGAAGGCAGCCCACAGGGAAGCCGCTCTGCACGCTTCCAGTGGGAAGTCTTAAGCACCAGAGTAGACCCCCCCAAATGAAAAGATCTCCCACAAAGCCTCTGGCCTCTAGCAGGCCCCAGGGCTCCACAAGCCTGAACGCCAGGCTGGAGCCAGGTGGCACCGTGCAGTGGCAAAGGTCCCTGGCTGAAGGGGAGTTGGATAGGAAGGACATGAAGGCGGTGCCTCCCGGAtgtgcagcagcatcccaaGTGACAGTCCCCCGAAGCCAGCCTCGCAGCACACATGGCTCCAAAAGTCAAGCAGTTGACGGCAATTTTAGGAGGAGAGAGGGACTTAAAGCAGAGCTGCCAAAGGCAAGTGGCATACAGGCGAGGCGTGTTCCCAAGAACCTGTCAGCAGCAGATCGTAAGTAAGTAGCAGCTTTGGCCAGCTCTGTCCTTGCTTCCAGGGGACAGCAGAGTTTAAAGTGTTCAACTGGGTGAACCTGCACCAATCTGCTGAAAACAGGGTCCGAAGTCCCCTTACTAGTGAGCTGTGTGGAGGCTGGTGTCCCAGAAAAGGGGAGGGTGGGTTTGAGGCTTGGTGGTACCTTGGCTTCCTCTCCCACCAACTGTGGATAGATGTACTGGTTCTTCCCAAGCCGCTGAAGTTGGCTAGAGGGAGATTCCAAGGGAAAACAGTAGCCTGGCAAGAGCTGGTGGTCTGCTGGGGTGATGACAGTGGTCCCTTGGTCCTTTGACAGGAAACAGCTGGAGGAGTGGTTGGCATCCAAAGGCAAGACATACAAGCGGCCACCTATGATGCTGCTTCAGAAGAAGGCAGTGAAGCTGTCCGGCAGAAACgtcaaggagaaagaaaagcaggagaaaccagaggagctctgcctggagaagaTCAACGATGTATTAACTGAGTGCTTGAAGCTCATTGAGGAGGTGAGAATGGGAAAGAAGCTGCTTAGATGGGCTCCTCTTCCCCTGGAGCATCTTGGGAGATGAGGGTAGGGCCACGTTCCACCAACAGCGCAGAGGGGGTTGGAGCAAACATTCCTGCTGGGCTGCAGTTGCCAGAGGGGTAGCATTGCGTGCAGGGAAAGTCCTCAAGGAGTTACGGATAGGCCAAAGACACGCAGCGAGATGGGGAAGATGGAGCCATACCTGGTCACGGGGGGCACATGTGTGTCATTGCTGGTGTCCTGGTGCCTGGCAGGGCAGTCTGGAGCTGgagcttctgcagcagcaaccCAGGCTGGCTGAGCTGGCTTGAGGCACGTCCCTGGTGGGCATCACCCCCGAGGCACGTCACAGCCACTGTGCAGTATCACCCTGGGAACACTGaccaccagccctgctctggggtTTGGTGGCTCCATTAGTGCCAGCACTGAGGAACCTGTCCCTCAACATCCGTCTGAAATACCGGACTCATTTTGCAAAGGGGAAAATTGAGGCAGGAAAACTGTTACCTGTCCACAGTCATACCGGAGACTTGCAAAACCAGCTTCTTCAGACCCTCCCTTTCATAGAGAGCGCTGGGAGAGTGGTTGTGCATTGACAGCTCCCCGGTGCACACCTCTGGCCCTTGCAATTGACACTTGTCTCTGGGACCTTGCCCTTCTCGCAGGATGTTGAGACTGAGGAGATCTCGGAGGTGCTGTCCCACGTGCCCCAAGCAGAGAAATTTGCCAACTTCTGGATCTGCAAAGCGAAACTGCTCGCCCGGAGCGGCCCCTTTGACGCAGCAGGGCTGTACAGAGCTGCGgtctgtgctggtgctgtggtGAGTGAGGTGCATCTCTGGTAGCTCCCCGGATTCCCTGCCTCTGCACAAGCAGGTTTCCTCCAGATTCCAGGGTTGGATTCTGGGATGACTTTAGCAGCACTTGTGAAAAAGCACTTTAGAGCTGCTGGTCCCATTTTGACACCTTTGGCTTTACTCAGCCCAGCCAGCGGGTCTGTGCGGGTGGGAACGGGGCCAAGGAAGCACATGCACCCTGTGCTGTGTTGGAGCTATAGCTGGAAGTGATGTGCCAGCAGCTCGGTGCTGGTCtgggcagcacagctgcagcatgtGGTGGGGTTTGTGGCTGAGCCTGGGTGTGGACAGCTCCCCCCTTGGAGAAGGGGAATCCTGCAGCCTTTTGCCACTCTTTCCAGCATGGATGCAGCAAAAAGCTCTTCTCCTATTCGGCTGTAACTCTGGTCTCCATTCCCAAGTCAGGCCTGCCTTGACCTCcactctgctttccctgcagccGCTGCAGGACCTCAGAGAAGTTGTCCTTAATATTCTGAAGGCTGCAGACCAAACACCAGAAGGTAATACGTGCATGCGAGGCCACTGGAGCATGGGCAGGCTGGTTTCCCtgttgctgcaggcagggaagcagcacGGTTTGCAGTCTGTCCCAGCACCCTTGACTCTGATGGAGACTGAGGGTTGTGAAAGTCCAGAGTCTTAATCTCAAAAACGGGGCAAGATTtctctgccagggctggggatggTCCCGGCCCAGCATGATTCTGTAGCAAGATTCCCTCGCTGTGGCCAGAGCATGTTGTactccctccccagctgcccTGTTCTACCCTCGCTGCAACTGCACTGCCCTTTGCCTCTCCTGTCAGGGGAAAAGGCTGAGCCAGGTCCTGAGGAGCCCACGACGCCGAGCCCGAGCAAGAGGCAGCATGTGACAGCGACTCCGTGCCTGCCAGGCAGGTCCCTGACCAGCCTGCCTGCTTCAATCAAGCTACAGGTTACCTCTGCATCCAGGTAAGgctgagctgcctgctcctggcagcaAACACCCGCAGTGCCCGTGCTCGCTGCAGGATTTACCTAAAGGCCTCGTTTTCCGTGCAGAGGAAGGGAGCTGCTGGAAGGCCCAGCGCTGAAATTCCTGACCCCTGTGCGGCGCTCGCTGCGCATAGAGCGGGTTGGGAGGCGCTACCCAGAGATGCTGAAGGACCATGACCCTGTGGTGTCGTCCCTCAGTGAAATCCTGGATGCTGAGGAGGAGACTCAGTTCTTCTTCCGGAAAAACAAGGCTTTGCCGGAGGTGGCGGGGCTGGAGGGGCTGAGTTTGTATTCCCCCGAGTGCTGCTGAGGGATTCCCAGCAGGGTGCAGGCTGCTTGGTGCCCTGCACATGCTCCATGCACTTCACAGACTCCTCTTGTTGCCTATTAACTGTAAATAGGTGTGGCACATAAGCCTGTTTCAAATATATAAGCACTGTTCTAAATATATAAAACCTCTCTGTAGGGATGCAGTGTGTGGACTGGGGGGGGTGGACTGTGTCCCCTGGGCCTGCCCTTGGCTGTGATTTTTCCTGCAGTAGGATGATATGAGTCTGGCTGCGGCACCTCTTCGACTCCCAGCCTGgtctgtgttggaagggaccttaaagctcctccagctctaacccttgccacgggcagggacaccttccactagagcaggttgctccaagcccctgtgtccaacctggccttgaacactgccagggatggggcagccacagcttctctgggcaccctgtgccagcgcctcagcaccctcacagggaagagcttctgcctcagagctcatctcaatctcccctctggcaggttaaagccattccccctttgcctgtccctacaggcccttgtccaaagcccctctccaggtttcctggagcccctttaggcactggagctgctctaaggtctccccttcaggagccttct from Strigops habroptila isolate Jane chromosome 21, bStrHab1.2.pri, whole genome shotgun sequence includes these protein-coding regions:
- the LOC115618514 gene encoding interleukin-1 beta-like isoform X1; translated protein: MEDVIPPWWPWLHHLPLPFSPNEETFYGPDCLCLQKKPHLDLEVASPGVGIQVTVTKGHPARTFRQAAVLVAAVTKPAHKDFADSDLGDFLDDIFEPVSFQRINGSYAGAPIYRYTRSQSFDILDIDQKCFVLESPTQLVALHLQGPSAGRKVKLNIALYRPQSLQGGPGTGRVPVALGIKGYQLYMSCVLSGAEPMLQLEEADVRRDIESVELTRFIFYRLDSPSEGTTRFESAAFPGWFICTSLQPRQPVSITNQPDQVNIATYELSRH
- the LOC115618514 gene encoding interleukin-1 beta-like isoform X2 encodes the protein MEMAFVPDLDTLESSSPNEETFYGPDCLCLQKKPHLDLEVASPGVGIQVTVTKGHPARTFRQAAVLVAAVTKPAHKDFADSDLGDFLDDIFEPVSFQRINGSYAGAPIYRYTRSQSFDILDIDQKCFVLESPTQLVALHLQGPSAGRKVKLNIALYRPQSLQGGPGTGRVPVALGIKGYQLYMSCVLSGAEPMLQLEEADVRRDIESVELTRFIFYRLDSPSEGTTRFESAAFPGWFICTSLQPRQPVSITNQPDQVNIATYELSRH
- the CKAP2L gene encoding cytoskeleton-associated protein 2-like, which produces MERTGTVPQEECRRRRQDYLAARGKPKCPSAKPFLKDRTNHLNPPLEPVSKLQHVNRNKKDVLRSVAKGDSELGAKPTQRAGLAVQQKSSSTSQRAAVARPEQPRKSAKLPTSHSAQTRARLPTANSGRLNPERNKKPAQHLTAAPQTGHDHPSPGTTCSPDEGLEDRLVCNRENVHAQASTHILAHRQSSATMPRTITGPKDRMNSHQAKEEPIQDKFRKTLRGSKSMSQNPSIKTQLLQSPWPLATSTHLLRKNPGANQAKPNTGRQPTGKPLCTLPVGSLKHQSRPPQMKRSPTKPLASSRPQGSTSLNARLEPGGTVQWQRSLAEGELDRKDMKAVPPGCAAASQVTVPRSQPRSTHGSKSQAVDGNFRRREGLKAELPKASGIQARRVPKNLSAADRKKQLEEWLASKGKTYKRPPMMLLQKKAVKLSGRNVKEKEKQEKPEELCLEKINDVLTECLKLIEEDVETEEISEVLSHVPQAEKFANFWICKAKLLARSGPFDAAGLYRAAVCAGAVPLQDLREVVLNILKAADQTPEGEKAEPGPEEPTTPSPSKRQHVTATPCLPGRSLTSLPASIKLQVTSASRGRELLEGPALKFLTPVRRSLRIERVGRRYPEMLKDHDPVVSSLSEILDAEEETQFFFRKNKALPEVAGLEGLSLYSPECC